Proteins encoded by one window of Salicibibacter halophilus:
- the nirB gene encoding nitrite reductase large subunit NirB translates to MKERLVLIGNGMAGIRTLEELLKQDSERYEITVFGKEPHPNYNRIQLSSVLQGDTELHDIMLNDYDWYKDNKIELITGDAITHVDTERQTLYSAAGVERPYDRLIFATGSNPFMLPLPGADKEGVIAFRNIQDCETMINTSKSYKKAVVIGGGLLGLEAARGLLNLGMEVDVIHLADRLMENQLDGEASGMLKEELQAQGMNIHLKKQTEALIGADRVEGLQFKDGESLDADLVVMAVGIRPNIELAKETGIDVGKAILVNDYMETSHENIYAVGECAEHREVVYGLVTPLFEQAKVLASRLCKEDGASYEGSIVSTSLKVSGVDVFSAGEFMDTDETKSIRVHDEFEDTFKKVVVRDNYVVGSVLFGDTSDSPRILSMMRSSQDVSGMNKATILPSESAEDNAGSAVELMPDEENICGCNGVCKGEIVSAIKEQGLTTVEEVKKTTNASRSCGGCKPQVTELLSLATGEDASQAEEPICGCTDHSHEDVVAAIREMELTYIPEVMNVLGWETEDGCTKCRPALNYYLGMVNPLDYEDDENSRFINERMHANIQNDGTFSVVPRMYGGVTDSDQLRTIANVADKYDVPLLKVTGGQRIDLLGIEKENLPSVWDDLGMRSGNAYGKGMRTVKTCVGENFCRFGTQDSIGLGIKMEQKFEGMKTPHKVKMAVSACPRNCAESGIKDVGIVGVEGAWEIFVAGNAGVDLKKSERLCKVETDEEVLEITAAFLQHYRENARYLERTSHYIDRVGLDTVKKVVLEDEKEKAALNERMDIALSIEQDPWTDIVDSEDKQKDLFEKKQVSITT, encoded by the coding sequence GTGAAAGAAAGACTCGTCTTGATAGGAAATGGAATGGCAGGAATTCGTACATTGGAAGAACTGTTAAAGCAGGATTCTGAGCGTTACGAAATAACGGTCTTCGGGAAAGAGCCCCACCCAAATTATAATCGTATTCAGCTTTCTTCCGTTTTACAGGGAGATACTGAACTTCATGATATCATGCTCAATGATTATGACTGGTATAAAGACAACAAAATTGAACTGATCACGGGGGATGCGATCACCCATGTCGATACGGAGAGACAGACATTATACAGTGCGGCAGGTGTGGAGAGGCCTTATGACCGTCTGATTTTCGCCACTGGTTCCAATCCATTTATGCTTCCCCTTCCCGGCGCTGATAAAGAAGGTGTGATCGCTTTTCGAAACATACAAGATTGTGAAACGATGATTAATACTTCCAAATCTTATAAAAAGGCCGTTGTGATCGGCGGAGGCCTGTTGGGACTTGAAGCGGCTCGTGGGTTGTTGAATTTGGGGATGGAGGTCGATGTCATTCATTTGGCTGACCGTTTGATGGAAAATCAACTAGACGGTGAAGCAAGCGGCATGCTGAAAGAAGAACTCCAAGCACAGGGCATGAACATCCACCTTAAGAAACAAACCGAAGCTTTAATCGGAGCCGATCGCGTAGAGGGATTGCAGTTTAAAGACGGCGAAAGTCTTGATGCCGATCTAGTTGTAATGGCCGTGGGCATACGTCCGAATATAGAGCTGGCAAAAGAAACCGGGATTGATGTCGGGAAAGCCATCCTCGTCAATGATTATATGGAAACAAGCCATGAAAACATCTATGCTGTGGGCGAGTGCGCCGAACACCGAGAGGTCGTTTACGGCCTTGTCACTCCCCTTTTTGAACAAGCGAAGGTACTTGCCTCCCGTCTATGCAAAGAGGATGGTGCCAGCTATGAAGGATCCATTGTGTCCACTTCCCTGAAAGTGTCCGGCGTTGACGTATTTTCAGCGGGGGAATTTATGGACACTGATGAAACCAAATCTATCCGAGTTCACGATGAATTTGAGGATACCTTTAAGAAAGTCGTTGTCAGAGATAATTATGTCGTAGGATCCGTGTTGTTTGGGGATACTTCCGATTCCCCGCGCATTCTCTCGATGATGCGCTCAAGCCAAGACGTTTCCGGGATGAATAAGGCAACGATTCTGCCTTCCGAGTCAGCCGAAGATAATGCCGGTTCGGCGGTTGAGCTCATGCCGGATGAAGAAAATATTTGCGGCTGCAACGGCGTTTGCAAAGGTGAAATTGTATCTGCCATTAAAGAACAAGGCTTAACAACCGTCGAAGAAGTGAAAAAAACGACCAATGCTTCACGTTCATGCGGCGGATGCAAACCACAAGTCACGGAACTCTTATCGCTGGCCACAGGGGAAGATGCTTCCCAGGCAGAAGAGCCGATATGCGGATGCACCGACCATTCCCATGAAGACGTAGTCGCAGCCATTCGCGAGATGGAGCTCACTTATATTCCTGAAGTCATGAATGTGCTTGGCTGGGAAACGGAAGACGGTTGCACCAAATGCCGTCCAGCATTGAACTATTACCTTGGCATGGTGAACCCGTTAGATTACGAAGATGATGAAAATTCCCGTTTCATCAATGAACGCATGCATGCCAATATTCAAAACGACGGAACCTTTTCCGTAGTTCCGAGAATGTATGGGGGTGTGACGGACTCGGATCAATTACGGACGATCGCGAATGTTGCTGATAAGTATGACGTTCCGCTCTTAAAAGTCACCGGCGGCCAGCGAATCGACCTCCTCGGCATCGAAAAAGAAAATTTGCCCAGCGTATGGGATGACCTCGGCATGCGTTCCGGTAACGCCTACGGTAAAGGGATGCGAACGGTAAAAACTTGTGTTGGGGAAAACTTCTGTCGGTTCGGCACCCAGGATTCCATCGGTCTCGGCATTAAGATGGAGCAAAAATTCGAGGGCATGAAAACACCCCATAAAGTGAAAATGGCCGTTTCCGCTTGCCCGCGTAATTGTGCGGAATCCGGAATCAAAGATGTGGGCATTGTTGGTGTCGAAGGAGCCTGGGAAATTTTTGTTGCCGGAAACGCCGGGGTCGACCTTAAAAAATCCGAACGGCTTTGCAAAGTGGAGACCGATGAAGAAGTGCTTGAAATAACCGCTGCTTTCTTGCAACATTACCGGGAAAACGCAAGATACTTGGAGCGTACCTCTCATTATATCGATCGTGTAGGGCTTGATACGGTCAAGAAGGTAGTTCTCGAAGACGAAAAAGAAAAAGCGGCACTAAATGAGCGCATGGATATCGCCTTATCGATCGAGCAAGATCCTTGGACAGACATCGTCGATAGCGAAGACAAACAAAAAGATTTATTTGAAAAGAAACAAGTGTCAATCACAACCTAG
- the nirD gene encoding nitrite reductase small subunit NirD, which produces MTQVQTGQKVWVANRNELSTGHGKEIVIDGKSLALFLQKDGHVYAIENSCPHKGGPLTEGMVSGDHVFCPLHDWKISLKTGEAAGADEGCVARFDVEVEEERVYVLFDG; this is translated from the coding sequence ATGACACAAGTGCAAACAGGCCAAAAAGTGTGGGTAGCGAATCGGAACGAATTATCCACCGGACATGGGAAAGAAATTGTTATCGATGGAAAAAGCTTGGCTTTATTTCTGCAAAAAGATGGGCACGTTTACGCGATTGAAAACAGTTGCCCCCACAAAGGGGGGCCGTTGACCGAAGGAATGGTCAGCGGGGATCACGTTTTTTGCCCTTTGCATGATTGGAAAATCAGCTTGAAGACAGGGGAAGCAGCCGGTGCGGACGAAGGGTGTGTAGCCCGTTTTGATGTGGAAGTCGAGGAAGAGCGAGTGTACGTGCTTTTCGATGGATAA
- the nirB gene encoding nitrite reductase large subunit NirB — MGQQKEKLVLIGNGMAGIRTIEEVLDHSPDTFEITIFGSEPHASYNRLQLSSVLQGGQSFAGIELNNADWYDENRIDLRTGETVEQIDSEAKTITTDSQLEFSYDKLIIATGSNPIFIPLPGADKEGVMAFRTINDCKKMMETAGRYKKAAVIGGGLLGLEAARGLLNLGMEVDVVHLAGRLMERQLDPTAAGLLKEELEAQGMNFFLEKDTSELFGNERVEGLRFQDGTQISADLVVMAVGVKPNIELAQCSGIHTNKGIIVDDHLRTNIPDIYAVGECAEHRDVVYALVKPIYKQAKVLGKEISGIGGSVYRGTVLSMQLKVSGVDVFSAGEFIPGEGQKSLTVFDELNDHYKKFVFHGDQLAGAILFGDTRDGMHALGQIVEDKDLSEEEKQALIHAVHPSYDRIAEMPQTELVCNCNAVSKGMIIETVQASGATSVEGIKKETNASGSCGSCKSAVAEMLDYIHSDRFDEAIEVASLCSCTDYTEEQIVEEIQVRELQTVQEVVSTLDWPIQEGCYICRDALPYYLGMIHPHLHLMEDKNAELQNDGTYTITPPLYGGFVSPEQLARVSALIKQFHLPDVTITSDQRLQLMGVKEGQLDTVWEQLGMPERSIKGFSVQPVETPSCACDPTETRALAFHLDKQLEFLQFPATVKIETKACAHDPKTTDLLIGRTTLGWEIHIGSNDLLYVAEETEDAFELVLALLQYYRQAASYRETLPRWVTKVGIIHVREIVLDNDFRNRLIKQLKTDASINENKTAIVKLDI, encoded by the coding sequence ATGGGACAGCAAAAAGAAAAACTCGTATTGATCGGCAATGGGATGGCAGGGATCCGCACGATAGAAGAGGTGTTGGATCATTCTCCCGATACATTTGAGATAACGATTTTCGGCAGCGAACCGCATGCTAGTTATAACAGGCTCCAACTATCTTCCGTGCTTCAAGGAGGGCAGTCGTTTGCCGGGATTGAATTAAATAATGCTGATTGGTATGACGAGAATCGGATAGATTTGCGCACGGGAGAAACGGTTGAGCAAATTGATTCGGAAGCGAAAACCATAACAACTGACTCACAACTTGAATTTTCCTATGACAAGCTCATTATCGCGACCGGCTCCAACCCTATTTTCATCCCCCTTCCGGGAGCAGATAAAGAAGGGGTTATGGCTTTCCGGACGATCAATGATTGTAAAAAGATGATGGAAACCGCCGGAAGGTATAAAAAAGCTGCTGTTATCGGCGGCGGATTACTCGGTTTGGAAGCCGCGCGCGGTCTTTTGAATTTGGGAATGGAAGTCGATGTCGTGCATCTGGCCGGCCGATTGATGGAACGTCAGCTTGATCCCACTGCTGCCGGTCTTTTAAAGGAAGAATTGGAAGCACAAGGCATGAACTTTTTTTTGGAAAAAGATACAAGTGAATTGTTCGGCAACGAAAGGGTTGAAGGGCTAAGATTTCAGGACGGCACGCAAATTTCTGCAGATTTGGTCGTGATGGCCGTGGGGGTAAAGCCTAACATTGAGCTCGCTCAATGCAGTGGCATTCATACGAATAAAGGCATTATCGTCGATGACCATTTGCGTACGAATATCCCCGATATTTATGCCGTTGGTGAATGCGCCGAACATCGTGATGTTGTTTACGCGCTTGTAAAGCCAATATATAAACAAGCGAAAGTGCTTGGCAAAGAAATTAGCGGCATTGGAGGCTCTGTTTACCGGGGAACTGTCCTTTCCATGCAATTAAAAGTATCCGGTGTCGATGTGTTTTCAGCCGGAGAATTCATCCCCGGGGAAGGTCAAAAATCTTTAACGGTCTTCGATGAATTAAACGATCATTATAAAAAATTTGTGTTTCATGGTGATCAGTTGGCAGGAGCTATATTGTTCGGGGATACCCGTGATGGAATGCATGCGCTAGGTCAGATTGTGGAAGATAAAGACTTGTCGGAGGAAGAAAAACAAGCGCTCATACACGCAGTACATCCTTCTTATGATCGTATCGCCGAAATGCCACAAACAGAATTGGTTTGTAACTGCAATGCAGTTTCGAAAGGTATGATCATTGAAACGGTGCAAGCATCTGGTGCAACTTCCGTTGAAGGCATTAAAAAAGAGACAAATGCATCCGGTTCATGCGGCAGTTGTAAGTCGGCAGTGGCAGAAATGCTTGATTATATCCACAGTGATCGTTTTGATGAAGCAATTGAAGTAGCATCTTTGTGTTCGTGTACAGACTACACAGAAGAACAAATCGTTGAAGAGATTCAGGTCAGAGAGCTACAGACTGTTCAAGAAGTCGTAAGCACATTGGATTGGCCGATACAGGAAGGATGCTACATTTGCCGAGATGCTCTCCCGTATTATTTGGGCATGATTCACCCGCACCTTCATTTGATGGAAGACAAAAATGCCGAATTGCAGAATGATGGCACATACACGATAACACCGCCGCTCTATGGAGGGTTTGTCAGCCCGGAACAATTAGCGCGTGTTAGTGCGCTGATCAAACAGTTTCATTTGCCCGATGTAACGATCACGAGTGATCAACGGCTGCAATTAATGGGGGTAAAAGAAGGGCAACTCGATACGGTATGGGAGCAATTAGGGATGCCGGAACGCTCGATCAAAGGCTTTAGCGTTCAACCTGTAGAAACACCTTCCTGTGCGTGTGATCCAACGGAAACAAGGGCTCTTGCGTTTCATTTAGATAAACAGCTTGAATTTTTACAATTCCCTGCAACTGTAAAAATAGAGACGAAGGCATGTGCACATGACCCAAAAACGACGGATCTTTTAATCGGTCGCACGACGTTAGGTTGGGAGATTCATATCGGAAGCAACGATTTACTTTACGTCGCTGAAGAAACCGAGGATGCATTCGAATTAGTGCTTGCACTGCTACAATATTATCGTCAAGCCGCGAGTTATCGTGAAACGCTCCCTCGATGGGTAACCAAGGTCGGTATCATCCATGTAAGAGAGATCGTGTTAGATAATGATTTTCGCAATCGTTTAATCAAGCAACTGAAAACGGACGCATCCATCAATGAAAACAAAACGGCAATTGTAAAGTTGGACATATAG
- the nasC gene encoding assimilatory nitrate reductase catalytic subunit NasC, whose translation MTEMLLKYFREKEQREQSEKVYDTQCPYCSVQCHMQLIEQRSVTRKSYKTIGKNNPTSKGRLCIKGINAHQHALHKDRLTQPLRKIGEEFVPVSWEEALAFMADSITNIQKEDGHHGMSVYGSASITNEEAYLMGKFARVALKTKHIDYNGRLCMSAAASAASAVFGMDRGLTNALEEIPYAETIVLAGTNIAECQPTIMPYFEQAKENGALIVAIDPRETETSRIADLHMKIKPGTDAALANGLLKVIIEEGLVDPSFIEERVTGFKEVKEHIASLDEGEIVEKTGIPLKDIHRVARALGQKETGMIFTARGVEQQTDGSMAVRNFLNILVATGKIGKPSCGYGAITGQSNGQGAREHGQKADQLPGYRSIENDEHRTHMANVWGIEEKELPRKGVSVFEMIEKADRGEIAGMFLLCSNPVVSNPNARFVKQALKKLKFLVAVDLFKSETAQLADLILPASSYLEDEGTMTNLEGRVTLREASMKAPGEARHDWKIICDVARALGKGQYFSFHSAEDVFNELRVASSGGIADYYGMTYARLREKKGILWPCPSLEHEGTSRIFEHAFAHPEGRAKMSVVPNEPPVKKEKTCEDYPLYLTTGRIMAHYLTGVQTRKSPSLTARDFEPFLEIHPQTAQTYNLPDGTLARIESRRGSIIVRSKWTEKIRRDTVFVPFHWDEKQNVNRLVVDDLDPNCRMPGFKVSAVKVETL comes from the coding sequence ATGACCGAAATGCTTCTAAAGTACTTTCGTGAAAAAGAGCAGCGAGAGCAGTCAGAGAAAGTATACGATACACAGTGCCCATATTGCAGTGTCCAATGCCACATGCAGTTGATTGAACAACGAAGCGTGACGCGAAAATCCTATAAAACCATAGGGAAAAACAATCCAACTTCCAAGGGGCGCCTTTGTATAAAAGGAATAAACGCTCATCAACATGCGCTGCATAAAGATCGTCTCACTCAGCCTTTACGAAAAATAGGGGAGGAATTTGTTCCGGTCTCATGGGAGGAAGCGTTGGCATTTATGGCAGACAGTATAACGAATATTCAAAAAGAAGATGGGCATCATGGCATGTCTGTATACGGAAGTGCTTCCATTACAAATGAAGAAGCCTATCTGATGGGGAAGTTTGCGCGTGTCGCCTTGAAAACGAAACATATTGATTATAACGGGCGGCTCTGTATGTCGGCAGCAGCTTCCGCAGCAAGCGCAGTGTTCGGAATGGATCGGGGGTTGACGAATGCATTGGAAGAGATCCCCTATGCAGAAACGATTGTATTGGCGGGAACGAACATTGCGGAATGCCAGCCTACAATTATGCCTTATTTTGAACAAGCCAAAGAAAACGGAGCGTTGATTGTTGCCATTGACCCCAGGGAAACGGAAACGTCACGGATCGCAGACTTGCATATGAAGATAAAGCCGGGCACCGATGCAGCGCTTGCGAACGGATTGCTGAAGGTAATTATTGAAGAAGGGCTTGTTGACCCGTCTTTTATCGAAGAGAGGGTGACCGGGTTTAAAGAGGTGAAGGAGCATATCGCTTCTTTGGATGAAGGAGAAATTGTTGAAAAAACAGGCATTCCTTTGAAAGACATTCATCGTGTCGCTCGTGCCTTAGGCCAAAAAGAGACTGGAATGATTTTTACCGCGCGTGGGGTTGAGCAACAAACGGATGGCTCGATGGCTGTTCGTAATTTTCTCAATATCCTTGTTGCCACCGGTAAAATCGGAAAGCCTTCCTGCGGGTATGGAGCAATTACCGGGCAAAGCAACGGACAAGGGGCGAGAGAACACGGCCAAAAAGCCGATCAACTGCCCGGTTACCGCTCCATTGAAAATGATGAACACCGCACGCATATGGCGAATGTTTGGGGGATTGAGGAGAAAGAACTGCCGAGAAAAGGAGTAAGCGTATTTGAAATGATTGAAAAAGCAGATCGTGGCGAGATCGCAGGCATGTTTTTGCTATGTTCAAACCCGGTCGTTTCCAATCCGAATGCGCGTTTTGTCAAGCAGGCATTAAAGAAGTTAAAGTTTCTCGTTGCTGTAGATCTTTTTAAATCAGAGACAGCGCAGCTTGCAGATTTAATTTTGCCGGCCTCCTCCTATTTGGAAGACGAAGGCACGATGACGAATCTGGAAGGCAGGGTTACATTGCGGGAAGCAAGCATGAAGGCTCCCGGAGAAGCCAGGCACGACTGGAAAATTATCTGTGATGTGGCAAGGGCATTAGGAAAAGGACAGTATTTTTCATTCCATTCAGCTGAAGATGTATTTAATGAGCTGCGAGTAGCGAGTAGCGGCGGGATCGCTGATTATTACGGAATGACCTATGCACGCCTTCGTGAGAAAAAAGGGATTCTTTGGCCTTGCCCGTCACTAGAACATGAAGGGACTTCCCGTATTTTTGAACATGCTTTTGCTCATCCGGAGGGTCGAGCAAAGATGAGCGTCGTGCCCAATGAACCTCCTGTCAAAAAAGAAAAAACATGTGAAGATTATCCTTTGTATTTAACGACTGGGCGCATTATGGCCCACTATTTGACAGGCGTTCAAACGAGAAAAAGCCCATCGTTAACGGCGCGGGATTTTGAGCCGTTTCTGGAAATTCATCCGCAAACGGCCCAAACCTACAACCTGCCGGATGGAACATTAGCGCGAATTGAATCTAGACGAGGAAGCATTATTGTACGGAGTAAATGGACGGAAAAAATACGCCGCGACACGGTATTTGTCCCATTTCATTGGGATGAAAAGCAGAATGTAAATCGACTCGTCGTTGATGATCTCGATCCGAATTGCCGTATGCCCGGATTTAAGGTGAGCGCGGTGAAGGTAGAAACATTATAA